A genomic window from Methanovulcanius yangii includes:
- a CDS encoding heavy-metal-associated domain-containing protein, producing MTQEGNESTMLLPITGMVCDGCVAAVKAALESVPGVTSAEVSLDKNQALVRYDPSQASKDDFRRAVEAAGYGIGE from the coding sequence ATGACACAGGAAGGAAACGAATCTACCATGCTCCTGCCTATCACCGGCATGGTCTGTGACGGATGTGTGGCCGCTGTCAAAGCGGCCCTCGAATCGGTCCCGGGCGTCACCAGCGCCGAAGTCAGTCTCGACAAGAACCAGGCACTCGTTCGTTATGATCCATCACAGGCATCGAAGGATGATTTCCGCCGGGCGGTCGAGGCCGCAGGATACGGGATTGGTGAGTAA
- a CDS encoding SOS response-associated peptidase, translating to MRYALSRPDEVAERFGVDGPMPALRPRYNIAPTQEVPVIFAENGEIRCSMAQWGLVPSWKQTAESGEWLFNARAETLEEKPAFRGLLSGSRCIFPATGFYEWKRERGRSFPYYVYLRDAPLFACAGLYDRWRPPGLGEERMTCVMITCDANPLVGKIHGRMPVILAQPLEDVWLRGKEDYLPVLTPFPAGGMGCHHVDERVNAPVDDDPGLIIPVHPDHRWW from the coding sequence ATGCGGTACGCCCTTTCAAGGCCGGATGAGGTTGCCGAACGGTTTGGTGTCGACGGTCCGATGCCGGCATTGCGGCCGCGTTACAATATTGCCCCCACACAGGAGGTTCCGGTGATCTTTGCGGAGAATGGGGAGATTCGGTGTTCCATGGCCCAGTGGGGGCTTGTCCCGTCGTGGAAGCAGACTGCCGAATCAGGAGAGTGGCTTTTCAATGCACGCGCTGAGACGCTGGAGGAGAAACCGGCGTTCAGGGGTCTTCTTTCCGGTTCCCGGTGCATATTTCCCGCAACGGGATTTTATGAGTGGAAGCGGGAACGCGGCCGTTCCTTTCCCTATTATGTTTACCTGAGGGATGCTCCCCTCTTCGCGTGTGCAGGCCTGTATGATCGTTGGCGGCCGCCGGGGTTGGGTGAAGAACGGATGACCTGTGTGATGATCACCTGCGACGCAAACCCTCTCGTCGGGAAAATTCACGGAAGGATGCCGGTCATCCTCGCACAGCCGCTTGAAGATGTGTGGCTGCGTGGAAAGGAGGACTATCTGCCGGTTCTAACTCCCTTTCCTGCCGGGGGGATGGGATGCCACCATGTCGATGAACGGGTGAATGCGCCCGTCGATGATGATCCCGGTCTAATAATTCCCGTTCACCCCGATCATCGATGGTGGTAG
- a CDS encoding TfuA-related McrA-glycine thioamidation protein translates to MPAVVIFLGPSLDTGRAREILGTAEYHPPAKRGDILRAVEEGADIIGLIDGVFFQDCSVAHKEILAALKAGVTVVGASSMGALRACEMDTLGMIGIGRIYRMYRDGILISDDEVALACDPFTDDAVSEALVDIRITCEDALAREVISESLHDCIIMAAEGMYYPERTYRSIIRRCSEAFGPEEVGRFSAWVETSCIRQKEADAIEAIRFIADLTAGE, encoded by the coding sequence ATGCCCGCCGTGGTTATATTCCTGGGTCCAAGTCTTGATACGGGCAGGGCCCGGGAGATCCTGGGCACGGCGGAGTATCACCCCCCGGCAAAACGCGGGGATATTCTGCGCGCCGTTGAAGAAGGGGCGGATATCATCGGACTCATCGACGGCGTTTTTTTTCAGGACTGTTCGGTCGCCCACAAGGAAATTCTTGCGGCACTGAAGGCCGGAGTGACGGTCGTGGGAGCGTCAAGCATGGGGGCTCTCCGGGCATGTGAGATGGATACGCTCGGGATGATCGGCATTGGGAGGATTTACCGGATGTACAGGGACGGCATTCTCATCTCTGATGATGAGGTGGCCCTTGCCTGTGATCCGTTCACCGACGATGCGGTCTCCGAGGCGCTGGTTGATATTCGCATCACCTGCGAGGATGCCCTTGCCCGGGAGGTCATCTCTGAATCCTTGCATGACTGCATCATTATGGCAGCGGAGGGGATGTACTATCCTGAACGGACGTACCGAAGCATCATCCGCAGGTGCAGTGAAGCCTTTGGACCGGAAGAGGTGGGCCGGTTTTCGGCATGGGTCGAGACGTCATGCATCCGGCAGAAGGAGGCTGATGCGATCGAGGCGATCCGCTTTATCGCAGACCTGACTGCAGGAGAATAG
- a CDS encoding acetyl-CoA carboxylase biotin carboxylase subunit yields the protein MSNFEKILIANRGEIAIRVMRACREMNIGTVAIFSEPDKNSLHAKYADEAFLVGEAHPSKSYLNMHRIIDIAHMCGAEAIHPGYGFLAENAKFAKLCEDEGITFIGPSWQTIEAMGSKLASKHMMEKAGVPVLPYTPDGVTSLDEAKAISAEIGYPVIVKASAGGGGIGMQIVENEADLEEAIEKAMRIAASAFGDSTVFIEKYLVKPRHIEFQILADQQGNKIHLYDRECSIQRRHQKLVEEAPCPIMTEELRERMAASALKVAEASGYYNAGTVEFLYADGEYYFMEMNTRLQVEHTVTEMVTGIDLVRQQLAIAAGKKIPFTQEDIRLNGHAIECRINAEDPLNNFQADPGKIVRYRSPGGPGIRVDSGIHMGYAIPPMYDSMISKLCGWGIDRRESIERMRRAIYEYVIIGVRTTLPLHHAIMNNRHFIDGNTHTHFLQEEHVKANLARYLHEEETRMQTLANSLRHGKEAAAIATAVNVYIAAQKQQQDTNH from the coding sequence ATGAGCAACTTCGAGAAGATACTCATCGCAAACCGCGGTGAGATTGCCATTCGTGTGATGCGGGCATGCAGGGAGATGAATATCGGAACAGTTGCCATTTTTTCGGAACCGGATAAAAATTCGCTGCATGCCAAATACGCGGACGAGGCATTTCTTGTCGGAGAAGCTCACCCGTCCAAGAGTTACCTGAATATGCACCGCATCATCGACATCGCCCACATGTGTGGTGCCGAGGCCATCCACCCGGGATACGGGTTTCTTGCAGAAAACGCAAAGTTCGCCAAGCTCTGCGAGGATGAGGGAATAACCTTCATCGGCCCCTCATGGCAGACCATCGAGGCAATGGGGTCCAAGCTTGCCTCCAAGCACATGATGGAAAAGGCGGGAGTCCCGGTCCTGCCGTACACCCCCGATGGTGTCACTTCCCTCGATGAGGCAAAGGCGATTTCCGCGGAGATCGGGTACCCGGTCATCGTGAAGGCCTCGGCCGGAGGCGGCGGCATAGGGATGCAGATCGTCGAGAACGAGGCAGACCTCGAGGAAGCGATTGAGAAGGCAATGCGCATCGCGGCGTCGGCCTTCGGCGATTCGACGGTCTTCATCGAGAAGTACCTGGTCAAACCGCGCCATATCGAATTCCAGATACTCGCCGACCAGCAGGGGAACAAAATCCACCTGTATGACCGTGAATGCTCCATCCAGCGCAGGCACCAGAAACTGGTCGAGGAAGCCCCCTGCCCCATCATGACAGAAGAACTCCGCGAGCGCATGGCGGCATCGGCACTGAAGGTTGCAGAGGCTTCCGGATATTACAATGCGGGTACGGTGGAGTTCCTCTATGCCGACGGCGAGTATTATTTCATGGAGATGAACACCCGGCTCCAGGTGGAGCATACGGTCACCGAGATGGTGACGGGCATCGACCTGGTGCGACAGCAGCTGGCCATAGCGGCAGGGAAAAAAATCCCGTTCACACAGGAGGACATTCGTCTCAACGGGCATGCAATCGAGTGCCGTATCAATGCTGAGGATCCGCTGAATAATTTCCAGGCCGACCCCGGCAAGATTGTCCGGTATCGTTCACCAGGCGGACCGGGTATCCGGGTGGACTCCGGCATCCACATGGGATATGCCATCCCCCCCATGTATGACTCGATGATCTCCAAGCTCTGTGGGTGGGGCATCGACCGCAGGGAGTCAATCGAGCGGATGCGGCGCGCGATATACGAATATGTGATCATCGGTGTACGAACCACGCTTCCTCTCCATCATGCTATCATGAACAACCGACACTTCATTGATGGCAACACCCACACGCATTTCCTGCAGGAAGAGCATGTAAAGGCAAATCTGGCACGCTATCTCCATGAGGAGGAGACCCGTATGCAGACGCTTGCAAATTCACTGCGTCACGGCAAGGAAGCAGCGGCGATCGCAACGGCAGTCAATGTATATATTGCAGCACAGAAACAGCAGCAGGATACAAACCATTAA
- a CDS encoding YcaO-related McrA-glycine thioamidation protein: protein MKLSSCVKGYQMETHRTVPPEETLTRVEPLVPRSGITRVADITKLDRIGIPVYSCIRPEAATGAISVYNGKGATPVAARVSAIMEGIERYSAEPLDRAVVKGTYAELSEGGRAVYPDDLILPSYADLTVPLEWVRGYDIMQDEGMYVPTHAVFHPVAHGSVRLFRTSTNGIASGNTLEEAVFHALSEVVERDAWSLVEASGRAGPVITEIDDPRCMQILAAFEAAGVEVLVRDITSDIGIPTIAAIADDVTLRDPTLLVTGMGTHTCPEIAALRALTEVAQSRATQIHGAREDTTEGDMRRMLGYDRMKRLNKKWFATDETVSFGDLPAFRSGDFMDDIAYTLDQLASGGLDRCIVVDLTREEIGVPVVRVIVPGLEVYAMDNERVGERCRHARRGYIPGSKS, encoded by the coding sequence ATGAAACTCTCGTCGTGCGTGAAAGGGTACCAGATGGAGACTCATCGGACCGTCCCCCCCGAGGAGACGCTCACCCGCGTGGAACCGCTCGTCCCCAGATCCGGCATCACCAGGGTTGCAGATATCACGAAACTCGACCGGATTGGCATTCCGGTATATTCATGCATCCGGCCTGAAGCAGCGACAGGAGCAATATCCGTCTATAACGGAAAGGGGGCAACCCCGGTCGCCGCCAGGGTATCCGCCATCATGGAGGGAATTGAGCGGTACTCTGCCGAACCCCTCGACCGTGCGGTGGTGAAGGGAACCTATGCTGAGCTCTCAGAAGGAGGACGCGCCGTCTATCCCGATGACCTGATTCTTCCGTCCTATGCGGACCTCACGGTTCCCCTCGAGTGGGTCCGAGGATACGACATCATGCAGGACGAGGGGATGTATGTACCTACCCATGCGGTCTTTCACCCGGTCGCCCACGGGAGCGTTCGTCTGTTTCGGACGAGCACCAATGGCATCGCCTCCGGAAACACTCTCGAAGAGGCGGTGTTTCATGCCCTCTCCGAGGTGGTGGAGCGCGATGCGTGGTCGCTCGTCGAGGCATCGGGGCGTGCGGGGCCTGTGATAACGGAGATCGACGACCCGCGGTGCATGCAAATTCTGGCGGCATTCGAGGCGGCGGGAGTCGAGGTTCTGGTGCGGGACATCACCAGCGATATCGGCATTCCCACCATTGCGGCGATCGCCGACGACGTCACTCTCCGGGATCCGACACTTCTGGTCACCGGCATGGGGACCCACACCTGCCCGGAGATTGCTGCACTTCGGGCGCTGACCGAGGTCGCCCAGTCCCGTGCAACGCAGATTCACGGTGCACGCGAGGATACCACGGAAGGGGACATGCGAAGGATGCTCGGATACGATCGCATGAAGCGCCTCAATAAAAAATGGTTCGCGACGGATGAGACCGTCTCATTCGGTGATCTCCCAGCGTTCCGGTCGGGTGATTTCATGGATGATATCGCATACACGCTGGACCAGCTTGCGTCCGGAGGGCTTGATCGCTGTATTGTCGTAGATCTCACCCGTGAGGAGATTGGTGTCCCTGTGGTCCGGGTCATTGTGCCGGGACTTGAGGTCTATGCCATGGATAACGAACGGGTCGGAGAGAGGTGCAGGCATGCCCGCCGTGGTTATATTCCTGGGTCCAAGTCTTGA
- a CDS encoding DUF6508 domain-containing protein, producing MNLEYETPTRENFEAVLAYRTILDGTSFLRGYEDEIIQTGTCPPINTFVRHLYNNNWLINTRWQGWADEATAYFEQPSLLTLADTQSLRRILTVHVRIDRMMPGEIADLIRRGYMLSILNRISEIYETG from the coding sequence ATGAATCTGGAATATGAAACTCCCACACGGGAAAATTTCGAGGCTGTTCTTGCCTACCGGACCATCCTGGACGGCACCTCGTTTCTCCGTGGTTACGAGGACGAAATCATTCAAACAGGGACCTGCCCACCCATCAACACCTTCGTCCGTCACCTCTACAACAATAACTGGCTTATCAATACCCGCTGGCAGGGCTGGGCAGACGAGGCAACAGCATATTTCGAACAGCCGTCACTCCTCACTCTCGCGGACACCCAGTCCCTTCGTCGCATCCTCACCGTACATGTTCGTATCGACCGGATGATGCCCGGCGAGATAGCCGACCTTATCCGCCGCGGCTATATGCTCTCTATTCTCAATCGTATCTCAGAGATATACGAAACCGGGTGA
- the mmp10 gene encoding methyl coenzyme M reductase-arginine methyltransferase Mmp10 (Mmp10 (methanogenesis marker protein 10) is a cobalamin-requiring radical SAM methyltransferase that creates the methylarginine modification to methyl coenzyme M reductase.), which yields MAHLTVDIGGRPGHDCRGFCRYCYFRKVKEDDDPEPFGCRYCLPFSVGCEYCTGFVRERYEGFRDLRDVADDVLANLQLIDGDLERITISGGGDPSCYPEFADLIELLGSMEVPLHIGYTSGKGFDDPGIADLLIENGLTEISFTIFAANPELRRAWMGDPTPEGSLAVLGKLCGKIDAYAAAVIIPGVNDGEELERTCKWLEERGAKGLILMRFANRTDQGLILGNAPIVEGQRLHTVREFQEMVADLNSRYSLKISGTPMGDPTIGSPFAIINEPDLLDKLPRVRKKASLISGGIAARYVQDVLDACGNKSWVQSVKKEIACLITLDDLKELDCSKLEKVVIIPGRAFVHERRAEELLSADGIQRTVIRGPETLTADAETSMGMTRNQVLQMEMDGFADLIRLINQYGE from the coding sequence ATGGCACATCTGACGGTTGATATCGGAGGCCGGCCCGGCCATGACTGTAGAGGGTTCTGCCGGTACTGTTACTTCAGGAAAGTGAAAGAAGATGATGACCCCGAACCTTTCGGGTGCCGGTATTGCCTCCCGTTTTCTGTCGGATGCGAGTACTGTACCGGTTTTGTCAGGGAGCGGTATGAAGGATTCAGGGATCTTCGCGACGTCGCCGATGATGTGCTCGCCAATCTTCAGCTGATTGATGGCGACCTCGAGAGGATTACGATCAGCGGCGGAGGCGATCCGTCCTGTTATCCGGAATTTGCCGATCTCATCGAACTTCTCGGTTCGATGGAGGTCCCGCTTCACATCGGATATACCAGCGGAAAGGGGTTTGATGATCCGGGGATTGCCGACCTTCTCATAGAAAACGGGCTGACAGAGATATCGTTCACCATCTTTGCGGCCAATCCTGAACTGCGCAGGGCGTGGATGGGAGATCCGACGCCTGAAGGGTCCCTTGCGGTCCTGGGAAAACTCTGCGGAAAGATTGATGCATATGCGGCTGCGGTGATCATCCCCGGTGTCAACGACGGGGAAGAGCTGGAAAGAACCTGTAAATGGCTCGAAGAACGTGGCGCAAAAGGGCTGATTCTGATGCGGTTTGCAAACAGGACGGACCAGGGGCTGATTCTTGGGAATGCGCCAATAGTAGAGGGGCAACGGCTGCATACAGTACGTGAATTCCAGGAGATGGTGGCCGATCTCAACAGCAGGTATTCACTGAAGATCAGCGGTACTCCGATGGGTGACCCCACCATCGGCTCTCCGTTTGCCATCATCAACGAACCTGACCTCCTCGACAAACTTCCCCGCGTCAGGAAGAAGGCAAGCCTCATATCAGGGGGCATAGCTGCACGCTATGTTCAGGACGTACTCGACGCATGTGGGAACAAATCGTGGGTTCAAAGTGTAAAAAAGGAGATCGCCTGCCTGATAACCCTCGATGATCTCAAGGAGCTCGACTGTTCGAAGCTGGAGAAGGTCGTCATTATTCCCGGCAGGGCATTTGTCCATGAACGGCGGGCAGAAGAACTCCTCTCTGCGGATGGGATACAAAGAACGGTTATCCGTGGACCAGAGACCCTCACCGCCGATGCCGAGACATCGATGGGAATGACGCGGAATCAGGTGCTGCAGATGGAGATGGACGGGTTTGCCGATCTGATCCGTCTCATCAACCAGTATGGCGAATAA
- a CDS encoding pyruvate/oxaloacetate carboxyltransferase produces the protein MSFNPVKITDTTLRDAHQSLIATRLRTEDMLELAREIDTIGFFSVEAWGGATFDSAIRYLNDDPWERLRDLHEALPHTPVQMLLRGQNLVGYRHYPDDVVEKFVEAAGRNGVGVFRVFDALNDLRNMQKSMETVKDIGAHLQGTICYTTSPVHSTAGFIEMARELYAMECDSICIKDMAGLIMPEAARDLITGIKEEIDIPVDLHSHSTSGISPMSYQAAIEAGVDILDTAMSPFAMGTSQPPTESIVASLAGTSRDTGIDLMKLRKVRNICLRLRSKYETLLNPISERVDSDVLIYQLPGGMISNLVSQLKEQDALNRLEEVHQEIPRVREDLGYPPLVTPTSQIVGTQAVLNVLMDGERYSNVTKEVRDYVHGMYGKPPAPIPDEIRQKIIDGEEQFTGRPADLLEPAYEKMKKEAEKEGFVRKEEDILTYILYPAIAPSFLRGERSSEPIPKKVDTSVPSAGGIPAMMEVEVDGEIFAVRILSVDGGAIEQTGAMGAKQIPRTAIEGGVKSNIQGMVLKIETSIGSQVQAGDTLVVLEAMKMENPIKAPSAGKITDIFVDVGDSVQNGDVLLVIE, from the coding sequence ATGAGTTTTAATCCTGTAAAGATCACAGATACGACCCTGAGGGATGCACATCAGTCTCTCATTGCAACCCGGCTCAGGACCGAAGATATGCTTGAGCTGGCCCGCGAGATTGATACCATCGGGTTTTTTTCCGTTGAGGCATGGGGAGGTGCAACATTTGACAGTGCCATCCGGTATCTCAACGATGACCCCTGGGAGCGCCTTCGTGACCTCCACGAGGCACTCCCCCATACCCCTGTACAAATGCTTCTGAGGGGTCAGAACCTCGTTGGCTACCGCCATTACCCGGATGACGTTGTTGAAAAGTTTGTTGAGGCCGCCGGCAGAAACGGTGTCGGCGTATTCCGCGTCTTCGATGCACTCAATGATCTTCGAAATATGCAGAAATCGATGGAGACCGTAAAAGACATCGGTGCACATCTCCAGGGCACAATATGCTATACCACCAGCCCGGTGCACTCTACTGCGGGATTCATTGAGATGGCACGGGAACTCTATGCGATGGAATGCGATTCCATCTGCATCAAGGATATGGCCGGCCTCATCATGCCGGAAGCGGCAAGGGACCTTATCACCGGAATAAAAGAGGAAATAGACATTCCGGTCGACTTGCATTCCCATTCCACCTCTGGAATCTCCCCCATGAGTTACCAGGCGGCAATCGAAGCAGGAGTGGATATCCTTGACACTGCGATGTCCCCCTTTGCGATGGGCACGTCACAACCCCCGACTGAGAGTATCGTCGCAAGTCTGGCAGGCACTTCCCGCGATACCGGCATTGATCTGATGAAACTCAGGAAGGTTCGTAATATCTGTCTGCGGCTCAGGAGCAAATATGAGACTCTCCTTAACCCGATCTCCGAGCGGGTTGACAGCGACGTCCTGATTTACCAGCTGCCGGGCGGCATGATTTCCAACTTGGTCTCCCAGCTCAAGGAACAGGACGCATTGAACCGTCTTGAGGAGGTCCATCAGGAAATACCCCGCGTTCGCGAGGATCTCGGATACCCACCGCTCGTCACCCCCACCTCACAGATCGTAGGGACCCAGGCGGTTCTCAACGTACTGATGGATGGCGAGAGGTATTCCAATGTCACCAAGGAAGTCCGTGACTATGTCCACGGGATGTACGGCAAACCCCCTGCACCCATCCCCGATGAGATACGCCAGAAGATCATCGATGGCGAGGAACAGTTCACGGGCAGGCCTGCCGATCTTCTTGAACCAGCCTATGAAAAAATGAAGAAGGAGGCCGAGAAGGAGGGATTTGTCAGGAAGGAAGAGGATATCCTGACATACATTCTCTATCCGGCAATTGCCCCCTCCTTCCTGCGGGGCGAACGCTCGTCCGAACCGATCCCGAAGAAGGTAGATACTTCCGTGCCTTCAGCCGGAGGTATCCCTGCGATGATGGAGGTTGAGGTTGACGGCGAGATATTTGCAGTCAGAATCCTCTCAGTGGACGGTGGAGCGATCGAGCAGACGGGAGCGATGGGTGCAAAGCAGATCCCACGCACGGCCATCGAGGGCGGTGTGAAGAGTAATATCCAGGGGATGGTGCTGAAGATCGAAACCAGTATCGGCAGCCAGGTACAGGCAGGCGACACCCTCGTCGTCCTGGAGGCGATGAAGATGGAAAATCCCATCAAGGCTCCGTCCGCAGGAAAGATTACCGATATCTTTGTTGATGTGGGAGATTCGGTCCAGAACGGTGATGTGCTTCTGGTGATTGAATGA
- a CDS encoding radical SAM protein has translation MGDYCHSMVATASYVPLYHEGELQKRADSARKILTDCRLCPRECGVNRLDGEHGFCRAGSSAEISGYGPHFGEEPPLVGRNGSGTVFFSHCTMGCIFCQNYRTSQLGEGRPVSAQELGRIFLRLQEAGCHNVNLVSPTHYIPQILEALLFAVSGGLDIPLVYNTGGYDSVAAIRLLEGVVDIYMPDAKFGDEQIARRLTGAIDYPVHMMAAVREMHRQVGDLACDREGIAVKGLLVRHLILPEGLATSEPVFRFLADEISPETYVNIMDQYRPEWKACTADEFTCLCRRITGEEYDDAVQAARAAGLHRGGMEPEQ, from the coding sequence ATGGGCGACTATTGCCACTCCATGGTTGCCACGGCATCATATGTCCCCCTGTATCACGAGGGTGAACTGCAGAAACGTGCCGACTCAGCGCGGAAAATTCTAACTGACTGCCGCCTCTGCCCGAGGGAATGCGGGGTAAACCGCCTTGATGGTGAACATGGATTCTGCCGGGCGGGGTCCTCTGCGGAGATTTCCGGGTACGGGCCGCATTTTGGTGAGGAGCCCCCCCTTGTCGGCAGAAACGGGTCGGGGACCGTTTTCTTTTCGCACTGCACAATGGGATGCATATTCTGTCAGAACTACCGGACAAGTCAGTTGGGGGAGGGCAGGCCCGTGAGTGCACAGGAGCTTGGCCGAATCTTTCTTCGTCTTCAGGAAGCCGGCTGTCATAATGTCAATCTGGTATCGCCGACCCATTACATCCCTCAAATTCTGGAGGCTCTTCTCTTCGCTGTTTCAGGCGGGCTTGATATTCCTCTCGTCTACAACACCGGCGGGTACGACAGTGTTGCAGCAATCCGTCTGCTGGAAGGGGTGGTGGATATCTACATGCCGGATGCGAAGTTCGGCGACGAACAGATTGCAAGAAGGCTGACGGGGGCTATTGACTATCCGGTTCATATGATGGCGGCTGTCCGTGAGATGCACCGGCAGGTGGGCGATCTTGCCTGTGACCGGGAGGGGATTGCCGTGAAGGGTCTTCTCGTTCGTCACCTCATCCTCCCGGAAGGACTTGCAACCTCAGAACCTGTGTTTCGTTTCCTGGCGGATGAGATTTCACCCGAGACCTATGTGAATATCATGGATCAGTACCGCCCGGAATGGAAGGCATGCACCGCGGATGAGTTCACCTGCCTTTGCAGGAGAATCACCGGTGAAGAATATGATGATGCCGTACAGGCCGCCCGTGCTGCGGGACTGCACCGTGGTGGCATGGAGCCCGAACAGTGA
- a CDS encoding ATP-binding cassette domain-containing protein — MQLILDGVTLARKNWKLSAEGAFQEGIHLISGRVGSGKSSLAQAIAGMMAPTSGSILFRDIERHTLSMQFPEYHTTGHLVRDEIRSWGLEPERICMEAGLQGREYERSFALSRGELKRLHMSCILAGKRDLLILDEPFSTLDPEWKRRICRKLYSHHPPITLIFTHEQAVLPRVDYLWEIHEGHLHNRGKVPEAIPSWRGAPRYIEEALRRGVVPENITVEDTQEALCRMHD; from the coding sequence ATGCAACTCATTCTTGATGGGGTGACCCTTGCCAGAAAAAACTGGAAGCTTTCGGCAGAGGGCGCTTTTCAGGAGGGTATTCACCTGATCAGTGGGAGAGTGGGAAGTGGTAAGAGCAGTCTTGCACAGGCAATCGCCGGTATGATGGCCCCGACATCAGGAAGCATTCTCTTCAGGGATATCGAGAGGCACACCCTTTCAATGCAGTTTCCCGAATATCACACCACCGGACACCTCGTCCGGGACGAAATCAGGTCATGGGGACTGGAACCGGAAAGAATCTGCATGGAGGCCGGGCTTCAGGGGCGGGAATATGAACGTTCCTTCGCCCTCTCCCGCGGGGAACTCAAGCGTCTTCATATGAGCTGCATCCTTGCAGGCAAACGGGACCTTCTGATCCTTGACGAACCGTTTTCAACCCTTGATCCCGAGTGGAAACGCCGGATCTGTCGGAAATTGTATTCACACCATCCACCGATCACCCTTATCTTCACCCATGAACAGGCGGTGCTGCCGCGTGTTGATTACCTTTGGGAAATTCATGAAGGACATCTTCACAACCGGGGAAAGGTTCCCGAGGCAATTCCATCGTGGAGAGGTGCTCCCCGGTACATCGAGGAGGCGCTCAGGCGCGGGGTGGTTCCGGAAAATATCACAGTTGAGGATACGCAGGAGGCCCTATGCAGGATGCACGACTGA